A window from Solanum stenotomum isolate F172 chromosome 5, ASM1918654v1, whole genome shotgun sequence encodes these proteins:
- the LOC125864194 gene encoding uncharacterized protein LOC125864194, whose amino-acid sequence MAHMRTQIDLLTKHIVVKYEKVNAVGQQNMYEDQDLDLDEEANYLGNQGGFQNYNSKNQGYNSGNVGRSYARDGNRDRESGSSSGSKLEDMMARVLQKVESTDAGVDDLEDLQTKAPPVRGKRKEVQEDMPLQQIPKPPPPFPHRFKKKAKDGKFTKFITMLKQLSVNIPLVEVLEKMPGYAKFTKDLVTKKRAVSLDFTNDVHHCSAIATRSLVKKEEDPGAFTIPCTIGSISFAKSLCDLGASINLIPLAIYKKLGLGVTRLTPMRLMMADRSVKRPVGVLCDELVRVDTFIFPADFVILDCEVDFEVPIISGRSFLATGRALVDVERGELKFRLNKDEVKFNICRSMKQPNDMNVISAIEVVADEDMKVPIEERMAVETLAAVLMNFDDDFRSDYVETVNALHGMGAHSFAPKKLDLDLKNRSSPPVKPSTEEPPVLELKQLPNHLRYVFLGTTNTLPMILAADLNEEQVKEVITVLRRYKRAIGWTIADIIGIPPGICTHKIQLKVDCNPSIEHQRRLNPPMQEVVKKEIIKWFDVGVVYPISDSHWVSPVQCVPKKGGMTVVANAKNEFVPQRPVIG is encoded by the exons ATGGCACATATGAGGACTCAGATAGATTTGCTCACAAAGCACATTGTCGTCAAGTATGAAAAGGTGAATGCTGTAGGACAACAAAACATGTATGAGGATCAGGATCTTGACCTTGATGAGGAAGCTAACTACTTGGGGAATCAAGGGGGTTTCCAGAATTATAACTCTAAAAATCAGGGTTACAATTCTGGAAATGTAGGTCGAAGCTATGCGAGGGATG GTAATAGAGACCGGGAAAGTGGTAGCTCTAGTGGGTCTAAGCTGGAAGACATGATGGCTAGAGTACTCCAGAAGGTTGAATCAACTGATGCTGGG GTAGATGACTTGGAGGATCTTCAGACTAAAGCACCACCTGTGAGaggaaaaaggaaagaggtccaGGAAGACATGCCTTTACAGCAAATTCCCAAGCCACCTCCTCCTTTCCCTCACAGGTTCAAAAAGAAAGCCAAAGACGGGAAGTTTACAAAGTTCATCACCATGTTAAAGCAACTTTCAGTAAATATACCGCTGGTGGAAGTTCTGGAGAAGATGCCAGGATATGCCAAGTTCACGAAGGACTTGGTTACCAAGAAAAGAGCTGTAAGTCTTGATTTTACTAATGATGTTCATCATTGCAGCGCCATTGCTACCAGATCTCTggttaaaaaagaagaagacccagGTGCATTCACTATTCCATGCACCATCGGGTCAATCAGCTTTGCAAAATCGTTATGTGATCTAGGAGCCAGCATCAACTTGATTCCACTAGCCATCTACAAGAAACTGGGATTGGGAGTTACAAGACTCACACCAATGAGGTTGATGATGGCTGATAGGTCAGTTAAGCGGCCCGTGGGAGTCCTATGTGATGAACTTGTGAGGGTGGACACCTTCATTTTTCCGGCTGACTTCGTGATCTTAGATTGCGAGGTGGACTTTGAGGTCCCCATCATTTCGGGAAGATCATTTTTGGCAACAGGGAGAGCCTTGGTAGATGTTGAGAGAGGTGAGCTGAAGTTCAGACTTAATAAGGATGAGGTAAAATTCAATATTTGCAGGTCAATGAAGCAACCCAATGATATGAATGTAATATCTGCAATAGAGGTGGTTGCTGATGAGGACATGAAGGTACCCATAGAAGAGAGGATGGCGGTTGAAACATTAGCAGCAGTTCTGATGAACTTTGATGATGATTTCCGGTCTGACTATGTAGAGACCGTGAATGCTTTGCATGGAATGGGAGCACACTCGTTTGCTCCAAAGAAACTGGACTTGGACTTGAAAAACAGGTCAAGCCCTCCAGTAAAACCATCCACTGAGGAGCCACCGGTGCTAGAGTTGAAGCAGTTACCTAATCACCTCAGATATGTATTTTTAGGGACTACTAACACTCTACCTATGATTTTAGCTGCAGATTTAAATGAAGAGCAGGTGAAAGAGGTGATCACGGTGTTGAGAAGGTACAAAAGGGCCATTGGGTGGACCATTGCTGATATAATTGGAATACCTCCGGGTATATGCACCCATAAGATTCAACTTAAGGTGGATTGCAACCCAAGCATTGAACACCAACGGAGGCTAAacccacctatgcaagaggtggtTAAGAAAGAGATAATCAAATGGTTTGATGTTGGGGTGGTTTATCCCATTTCTGACAGTCACTGGGTTAGTCCAGTGCaatgtgtgcctaaaaagggCGGTATGACTGTGGTGGCAAATGCCAAAAATGAATTCGTCCCACAAAGACCAGTCATTGGATAA